A genomic region of Propionispora vibrioides contains the following coding sequences:
- a CDS encoding LemA family protein, translated as MDSLLSGIGSMIRMVIFIAVIVAGFGIYSYNKLQRFGQGVKSANATVLTVIQKRADLVNKLMDIAREYGNHEKLVHITLSNNLVDTFKEASAAMANLNAMAATYPELKANGAYQQLMNQINAVETELQHKREQYNHVAQTYNSERLQIPTVLFSGVLGFNEAPYFDFDNLQEIKEFKTDDGQLLKEMLATASSRAMDVTQKGLDKVQTKLQKKTENDINDCENEIK; from the coding sequence TTGGATAGTCTGCTAAGTGGTATTGGGTCAATGATCAGGATGGTCATCTTTATTGCAGTCATCGTTGCTGGTTTTGGAATTTATTCATACAATAAACTTCAAAGATTTGGGCAAGGTGTTAAGTCTGCAAATGCAACCGTTTTAACGGTGATTCAAAAAAGAGCTGATTTAGTAAATAAACTAATGGATATAGCCAGAGAGTATGGTAATCATGAGAAATTAGTACATATAACCTTATCCAATAATCTCGTTGATACATTTAAAGAAGCTTCGGCAGCGATGGCTAATCTGAACGCAATGGCAGCAACCTATCCGGAATTGAAGGCGAATGGTGCCTATCAACAGCTTATGAATCAAATTAATGCAGTCGAGACGGAGTTACAACATAAGCGAGAACAGTATAATCATGTGGCACAGACGTATAACTCCGAGAGATTACAAATTCCTACCGTACTATTTTCCGGAGTATTAGGGTTTAATGAGGCCCCATACTTTGACTTTGATAATTTGCAGGAAATTAAAGAATTCAAGACCGATGACGGGCAGCTGCTCAAGGAAATGCTTGCTACAGCTTCGTCCAGGGCTATGGACGTGACACAAAAAGGACTAGATAAAGTTCAGACTAAGTTGCAAAAGAAAACAGAAAATGACATAAATGATTGTGAAAACGAAATCAAGTAA
- a CDS encoding plasmid pRiA4b ORF-3 family protein: MLIQCTKKLLEELKIEPVLVNTSEPALFSWHANLITVNRKKTVVLVNDSNHYVIVLYGIQARNFKNLDELIIFSIRETLLAECMKPELVENFTQHSPVVTYAKTKDRSSVAKMNKACEMVYWHADELQSNMVIQSSVNRRVSTHLVGIGKGAYKHPNECLYKDLENFTGTSIFDCQAVELMITLELTDYKVWRKVVVPLHFTFLQLHHILQILFTWQDCHLHDFNVIDKDKAITNIVCGEDAFEYPKDIPMIKEADCKLSEYIPKYLTIQYTYDFGDEWRHWIEVGNVIESYPHNYSVCVEGEGNAPPEDVGGEPGYYDFLEIIADPKHPDHKEMINWSQMQGYQDFNIELINHKLKGYGNL, encoded by the coding sequence ATGCTAATTCAATGTACAAAAAAACTTCTTGAAGAATTAAAAATAGAACCTGTACTAGTAAATACCAGTGAGCCGGCATTGTTTTCATGGCATGCTAACTTAATTACTGTCAATCGTAAAAAAACAGTGGTATTAGTGAACGACAGCAATCATTATGTCATAGTACTCTATGGGATACAAGCGAGAAACTTTAAAAATCTTGATGAGCTTATAATCTTTAGTATTAGGGAAACCTTATTAGCTGAGTGTATGAAACCTGAGCTGGTTGAGAATTTTACTCAACATTCGCCGGTAGTTACTTATGCCAAAACAAAAGACCGGTCAAGTGTTGCCAAAATGAACAAGGCTTGTGAAATGGTATATTGGCATGCAGATGAATTACAGAGTAATATGGTTATTCAAAGCTCTGTTAATCGACGGGTGAGTACTCATCTTGTAGGCATTGGCAAAGGGGCTTATAAACATCCTAATGAATGCTTATATAAAGATCTGGAAAATTTTACGGGAACTTCAATTTTTGACTGTCAGGCAGTGGAGCTAATGATTACCCTTGAACTTACCGACTATAAAGTTTGGCGCAAGGTGGTTGTTCCGCTACATTTTACTTTTCTGCAGTTACATCATATATTACAGATACTCTTTACTTGGCAGGATTGTCATTTGCATGATTTTAATGTTATTGACAAGGATAAGGCAATCACCAATATCGTGTGCGGGGAAGATGCCTTTGAATATCCTAAGGACATTCCCATGATCAAGGAAGCGGATTGTAAATTATCCGAATACATTCCTAAATATTTAACAATACAATATACTTATGATTTTGGTGATGAGTGGCGACATTGGATTGAAGTGGGTAATGTAATCGAAAGCTATCCACATAATTATTCGGTTTGCGTAGAAGGGGAGGGAAATGCCCCACCCGAGGACGTGGGCGGAGAACCGGGATATTACGATTTTTTGGAAATAATAGCTGATCCCAAACATCCGGACCATAAGGAGATGATAAACTGGTCTCAAATGCAGGGATATCAGGATTTCAATATTGAGCTTATAAATCACAAACTTAAAGGTTATGGAAATCTGTAA
- a CDS encoding HEPN domain-containing protein: protein MNNNLVAQEWFRYAKQDLDSAIYLQEMQPVPVEIICYHCQQSAEKYLKGFIAFHGGAIQRVHDLVALNKTCMKYDENFMQIREDCLNLTDYGVQARYPFSLELNEADAHLAVKSAEQVQAFLKGKINMT from the coding sequence ATGAACAATAATTTGGTTGCGCAAGAATGGTTTCGCTATGCTAAGCAGGATTTAGATTCGGCTATTTATTTGCAAGAAATGCAGCCAGTTCCGGTTGAAATTATTTGTTATCATTGTCAGCAGAGTGCGGAAAAATATTTAAAAGGATTTATTGCTTTTCATGGTGGAGCAATTCAGCGGGTTCATGATTTAGTGGCCTTAAACAAGACCTGCATGAAATATGACGAAAATTTCATGCAGATCAGGGAAGACTGTTTAAACTTAACTGATTATGGAGTGCAGGCAAGATATCCATTTAGCTTGGAACTAAACGAGGCCGATGCTCATTTAGCTGTTAAAAGTGCAGAGCAAGTACAGGCATTTTTAAAGGGAAAGATAAATATGACATAA
- a CDS encoding nucleotidyltransferase domain-containing protein, with translation MSKQTNVRENLESVISVIQNSIDVKKIYLFGSYTDNTYTDDSDLDLCIVASLAGLRKIDILRKIRKAMMQDVDMPVDLLVYDDDEFNERVVSAATMEHKIAHEGVLLYEQ, from the coding sequence GTGAGTAAGCAGACCAATGTCAGAGAAAATCTTGAAAGCGTAATTAGTGTTATTCAAAATAGTATAGATGTGAAAAAGATATATTTATTCGGTTCTTATACAGATAATACGTATACTGATGATAGTGATCTTGACTTATGTATCGTCGCTTCTTTAGCCGGTTTACGCAAAATTGATATTTTACGTAAGATAAGAAAAGCGATGATGCAGGATGTAGACATGCCGGTTGATTTGCTAGTATATGATGATGATGAATTCAATGAACGCGTAGTTTCAGCAGCAACCATGGAGCATAAAATTGCCCATGAGGGAGTACTCTTATATGAACAATAA
- the sufU gene encoding Fe-S cluster assembly sulfur transfer protein SufU produces the protein MELNEIYTEIIAEHSKSLRNKKHMDNPTVTLKGRNPSCGDEIELELKLENGVIRDALFTGVGCAISQASTSMMIDLIRGQTVEKAQELIDTFLGMIKRDITDDEQLEVLDEAAALKNISNMPARVKCAVLSWHTLEDGIKKYR, from the coding sequence ATGGAGCTTAATGAAATTTATACGGAGATTATTGCCGAGCACAGCAAGTCGCTCCGCAATAAAAAGCATATGGACAATCCGACGGTAACGTTAAAGGGACGCAATCCGAGCTGTGGCGATGAGATTGAACTGGAGCTTAAGCTGGAGAACGGAGTCATCCGGGATGCCCTGTTTACCGGCGTGGGCTGTGCCATATCCCAGGCTTCGACTTCAATGATGATTGATCTGATCCGGGGCCAGACGGTAGAAAAAGCGCAGGAGCTGATCGACACCTTCCTGGGCATGATCAAACGGGATATTACCGACGACGAGCAACTGGAAGTACTGGACGAAGCGGCGGCGCTGAAAAATATCTCCAACATGCCGGCCCGCGTCAAGTGTGCCGTGCTGTCCTGGCATACCCTGGAAGATGGTATTAAAAAGTACCGCTGA
- a CDS encoding cysteine desulfurase — protein MSSNYLKDFPLLKQPTANGKRLVYLDNGATTQKPLSVIKALEGYYGTSNANPHRGAYGLSVKATELYENAREKVRHFLGAAKTEEIIFTKNATESLNLIAYSYGLQFIEAGDEIVLSIAEHHSNLVPWQQVAKARGAVLKYMYVNADGVLPEEEIEAKITAKTKLVAVTHVSNVLGIVNPIRRIAAKAHSVGAVIVVDGAQSVPHLAVNVRELDVDFFVFSGHKMLAPMGIGVLYGREELLEAMPPFLCGGDMIEYVEEQDTTFAPLPAKFEAGTQNVGGAVGLTAAIEYLEQTGLDVIEREERELVRYAVERLQQLPYITLYGCGDLTNKTGVISFNVKDVHPHDVSTILDADGIAIRAGHHCAHPLMHYLGVNATCRASLYFYNTREDVDALLDSLSRVRGVLGYGA, from the coding sequence ATGTCCAGTAATTATCTTAAAGACTTTCCCCTGCTCAAGCAGCCTACGGCAAACGGCAAGCGCTTGGTTTATCTCGACAACGGAGCCACAACCCAAAAGCCTTTGTCTGTCATTAAAGCGCTGGAAGGCTATTATGGCACGTCTAATGCCAATCCTCACCGGGGCGCCTATGGACTGAGTGTGAAGGCGACCGAACTGTATGAAAATGCCCGGGAGAAAGTGCGTCATTTTTTGGGGGCAGCCAAAACCGAGGAGATTATTTTTACTAAGAACGCCACCGAATCGCTTAATCTGATTGCCTACAGCTATGGCCTGCAGTTTATCGAAGCAGGCGATGAAATTGTGCTGTCCATTGCCGAGCATCACAGCAATCTGGTACCCTGGCAACAGGTGGCCAAAGCGCGCGGCGCTGTGTTGAAATACATGTACGTCAATGCCGACGGCGTGCTGCCGGAAGAGGAGATCGAGGCTAAAATCACGGCGAAAACCAAGCTGGTAGCGGTGACTCATGTATCCAATGTGCTGGGTATTGTCAACCCGATCCGGCGGATTGCCGCTAAGGCTCACTCGGTTGGCGCCGTGATTGTGGTGGATGGTGCGCAGAGTGTGCCCCATCTGGCAGTGAATGTCCGGGAGCTGGACGTGGACTTTTTTGTTTTCTCAGGTCATAAAATGCTGGCACCCATGGGGATCGGCGTTTTATACGGCCGGGAGGAACTGTTGGAAGCTATGCCGCCTTTTCTCTGCGGCGGCGATATGATTGAGTATGTGGAAGAGCAGGATACCACCTTTGCGCCTTTGCCGGCCAAGTTTGAGGCGGGGACGCAGAATGTGGGCGGCGCCGTAGGATTGACGGCCGCCATTGAGTATCTGGAGCAAACCGGTCTGGATGTCATCGAAAGGGAAGAACGGGAACTGGTTCGCTATGCGGTGGAAAGACTGCAGCAATTGCCCTATATTACACTGTACGGCTGTGGTGATCTGACGAATAAAACCGGGGTGATTTCCTTTAATGTCAAGGATGTACATCCCCATGATGTGTCCACCATTTTAGATGCCGATGGGATTGCTATCCGGGCCGGACATCACTGTGCCCATCCCCTGATGCATTACCTGGGCGTCAATGCCACCTGCCGGGCCAGCCTTTATTTCTATAATACCCGCGAAGATGTAGACGCATTGCTTGACAGCCTGAGCCGGGTGAGAGGAGTGCTGGGCTATGGAGCTTAA
- the sufD gene encoding Fe-S cluster assembly protein SufD, producing the protein MEKHNEIVNAIPVRTWNWLGVNETAMPVAFPVVKAYRKQPLVLTGEKSVTITSLKDSQIQLQQLGPLPKAGVSDTMNRLVAEHANNGYFIETTAGQKCQTPLLLHYHLDEADPVLVDRQVILARENSEITVVIRYTSQAGTAAYHSGITQVVAQAGAVVHLVKVQLLADDAYQMDAVGVVSGDNGQVDCTLVELGACQTITNCQTQLVGARSAGSIQSIYFGDKDRSIDINHVLTHQARQSVGEIKARGALLDRSRKIFRGTLDFLKGARGAKGKEEEYAVLLSPDVRNWSVPLMLCGEESVEGQHAASAGKVDENKLFYLMSRGLSENEAKKLIIEASFEPILARIPVEQLKEEISSYVKGRLAYVQ; encoded by the coding sequence ATGGAAAAACATAATGAGATAGTAAATGCGATTCCGGTGCGGACCTGGAATTGGCTGGGTGTCAATGAAACAGCGATGCCTGTTGCTTTTCCGGTCGTCAAGGCCTATCGCAAGCAGCCGCTGGTTCTGACCGGGGAAAAATCGGTAACCATTACATCCCTCAAAGACAGTCAGATTCAACTGCAACAGTTGGGACCACTGCCCAAGGCCGGTGTTAGTGATACCATGAACCGCCTGGTGGCGGAGCACGCCAATAATGGATATTTTATTGAAACGACGGCAGGACAAAAGTGTCAGACCCCGTTGCTTCTGCACTATCATTTGGATGAGGCCGATCCGGTTCTGGTGGACCGGCAGGTCATCCTGGCCCGGGAAAATAGTGAAATCACGGTGGTCATTCGTTATACCTCCCAGGCCGGTACGGCCGCCTATCATAGTGGTATAACTCAGGTAGTTGCCCAGGCCGGTGCGGTAGTGCATCTGGTCAAGGTTCAGCTTCTTGCCGATGATGCTTACCAAATGGATGCCGTAGGTGTTGTCAGCGGCGACAACGGGCAGGTGGACTGTACACTGGTCGAACTGGGAGCCTGCCAGACCATTACCAATTGCCAGACTCAGCTGGTTGGTGCCCGCAGCGCCGGCAGCATTCAGTCCATCTATTTTGGCGATAAAGACCGCAGCATTGATATCAATCATGTCCTGACCCATCAGGCCCGGCAGTCGGTGGGCGAGATCAAGGCCCGCGGGGCGCTGCTGGATCGGAGCCGGAAGATATTCCGTGGTACGCTGGACTTTCTGAAGGGGGCCCGCGGTGCCAAGGGGAAAGAAGAAGAATATGCCGTGTTACTCAGTCCCGATGTACGCAACTGGTCGGTGCCGCTGATGCTGTGCGGTGAAGAGTCGGTAGAAGGCCAGCACGCCGCCAGTGCCGGCAAAGTAGATGAAAACAAGCTGTTTTATCTGATGAGCCGGGGTCTTAGCGAAAATGAAGCGAAAAAGCTGATTATTGAGGCCTCCTTTGAACCCATCCTGGCCCGGATACCGGTTGAGCAGTTAAAAGAAGAAATTTCGTCCTATGTGAAAGGGAGGCTAGCCTATGTCCAGTAA
- the sufB gene encoding Fe-S cluster assembly protein SufB, producing MDKQKTAVADIERGLYDIKNEDRARYKAAKGLTAEIVLDISREKRDPEWMRDFRLQALEIYAKTPLPSWGPSLQELDMDNIVTYVRPDTEMKGNWREVPDDIKNTFERLGIPQAEQESLAGVGAQYDSEVVYHNVKQELVKQGVVYTDMESALREHEDLVKKHFMKLVTPRDHKFVALHGAVWSGGSFVYVPPGVEVDIPLQSYFRLNAPGAGQFEHTLIIVDKGAKLHFIEGCSAPKYNVTNLHAGCVELYVSEGASLRYSTIENWSRNMLNLNTKRAVVEKNGLIEWVSGSFGSKISMLYPRSILKGEGARAEFNGVTFAAEGQHLDTGAAVIHAAPYTSSNISSRSIAKGGGVATYRGAIKVAPQAHHVKSSVNCESLMLDDLSRSDTLPVIDIQQDEVDIGHEAKIGRISEEAVFYLMSRGISEEEAKAMIVRGFVEPVAKELPLEYAVEMNNLINMELEGAIG from the coding sequence ATGGATAAGCAAAAGACAGCCGTCGCCGACATTGAGCGGGGGCTATACGATATAAAAAATGAGGACCGGGCTCGTTACAAAGCGGCTAAGGGTCTGACGGCCGAAATCGTCCTGGATATTTCCCGCGAGAAGCGGGACCCGGAATGGATGCGCGATTTCCGGCTGCAGGCGCTGGAGATTTACGCGAAGACGCCGCTGCCGTCCTGGGGGCCGTCCTTACAGGAACTGGACATGGACAACATTGTGACTTATGTTCGTCCCGATACGGAGATGAAGGGGAATTGGCGGGAGGTTCCCGACGATATTAAAAATACCTTTGAACGGTTGGGTATCCCTCAGGCTGAGCAGGAATCGCTGGCCGGTGTCGGTGCCCAGTACGATTCCGAGGTGGTATACCATAACGTGAAGCAGGAACTGGTGAAGCAAGGGGTCGTGTATACCGATATGGAAAGCGCCCTGCGGGAACACGAGGATTTGGTGAAAAAGCATTTTATGAAGCTGGTTACGCCCCGGGATCATAAGTTTGTCGCCCTTCACGGCGCCGTATGGTCAGGCGGTTCCTTTGTTTATGTGCCGCCGGGGGTTGAAGTCGATATTCCCCTCCAGTCCTATTTCCGTCTGAATGCCCCGGGGGCGGGGCAGTTCGAGCATACCCTGATTATTGTGGATAAAGGGGCCAAGCTGCATTTTATCGAAGGCTGTTCGGCACCCAAATATAACGTGACCAACCTGCATGCCGGCTGTGTGGAGCTCTATGTCAGTGAAGGTGCCAGCCTGCGCTATTCGACCATCGAAAACTGGTCGCGCAATATGCTGAATTTGAATACCAAGCGGGCCGTTGTTGAGAAAAACGGTTTAATCGAATGGGTATCAGGTTCTTTCGGTTCTAAGATTTCCATGCTCTATCCCCGCAGCATTTTGAAGGGGGAAGGAGCCAGGGCGGAATTCAACGGAGTTACCTTTGCCGCCGAAGGCCAGCATCTGGATACCGGCGCGGCTGTGATTCACGCCGCCCCTTATACGTCTTCCAATATCAGTTCCCGTTCCATTGCCAAGGGTGGCGGCGTTGCCACTTACCGCGGCGCCATCAAGGTGGCTCCGCAGGCCCACCACGTCAAGTCGTCGGTCAACTGTGAATCGCTGATGCTGGACGATTTGTCCCGGTCGGACACACTGCCGGTGATTGATATCCAGCAGGATGAGGTGGATATCGGCCATGAGGCAAAAATCGGCCGGATCAGCGAGGAGGCCGTCTTTTATCTTATGAGTCGCGGCATCAGCGAGGAAGAAGCCAAGGCCATGATTGTGCGGGGCTTTGTGGAACCGGTCGCCAAGGAACTGCCTTTGGAATATGCCGTGGAAATGAACAATTTGATCAATATGGAACTGGAAGGGGCCATTGGCTAA
- the sufC gene encoding Fe-S cluster assembly ATPase SufC gives MAEKLLSIHGLRATVDGKEILKGLDLEINKGEVHVIMGPNGSGKTTLVNLIMGQPRYEKTAGSILFEGEDIGELKIHERARKGIFLSFQNPEEIPGITVENLIRTAQSAVTGETVRVMAFKKKLHKTMEALQMDASYASRHVNVGFSGGEKKRNEILQMMMLNPKLALLDETDSGLDVDAVRIVSAGVRQFKNEQNAVLIITHNTKILEQLQVDRVHVLLNGQIIRTGDASLVEQINEQGYAPLVEARCRNEETEKDYA, from the coding sequence ATGGCGGAAAAACTTTTGTCTATTCATGGTCTGCGAGCGACTGTTGACGGTAAGGAAATTTTAAAGGGTTTGGACCTGGAGATTAACAAGGGTGAGGTCCATGTGATTATGGGGCCTAACGGCTCCGGTAAGACTACGCTGGTTAACCTGATTATGGGGCAGCCGCGCTATGAAAAGACGGCCGGCTCCATTTTATTTGAAGGCGAAGATATTGGCGAACTGAAAATCCATGAACGGGCTCGCAAGGGGATTTTTCTTTCTTTTCAAAACCCGGAGGAGATTCCCGGCATTACCGTGGAAAACCTGATCCGGACCGCTCAGAGCGCTGTAACCGGGGAAACGGTCCGAGTCATGGCGTTTAAGAAAAAACTACATAAGACGATGGAAGCCCTGCAGATGGATGCCAGCTATGCGTCGCGCCATGTGAATGTGGGATTTTCCGGCGGGGAAAAGAAGCGCAATGAGATTTTGCAAATGATGATGCTCAATCCCAAACTGGCCTTGCTGGATGAAACCGATTCCGGTCTGGATGTCGATGCCGTACGTATTGTTTCTGCCGGTGTGCGTCAGTTTAAAAATGAGCAGAATGCCGTTCTGATTATTACCCATAACACCAAAATTTTGGAACAATTGCAGGTTGACCGGGTGCATGTACTCTTAAACGGTCAGATTATCCGGACCGGCGATGCCAGTTTGGTGGAACAGATCAATGAACAGGGCTATGCGCCGTTGGTTGAAGCGCGATGTAGGAACGAGGAAACGGAAAAGGACTACGCGTAA
- the cydB gene encoding cytochrome d ubiquinol oxidase subunit II has product MDLNTVCFIMFSFLLLGYLLLEGFDYGVGMLLPFLGESDREKQAIIQTIAPVWEGNEVWLIAAGAVLFAGFPHVYATLFSGIYLALVLMLVTLILRGVAFEFRDQNNNPKWRRFWDWAIFSGSIIPSLLWGIVFANLLAGLPIDGEKQYAGTLGDLLSVYSLTGGLFFALLFLLHGTVFLTLRLDCRFMLQIGKLGLATSKYALLLSVGFILLSFLYTDLAARLVPALALAVLFLALLFCYRRLQEQQYALSFMFSAAAIISAVSAIFTGLFPRLIVSSLDPDWSLTVYNSASNPLTLKLMAVTMAITLPAVLTLEVWKYHIFRERVAVNTSDIESLLWEQLHCQLQKIRTHLGNLLTVISKGKKVLDSNVLRLDKAPATAMAKELQEFRGLIRYGHQMANLIARIISMLRK; this is encoded by the coding sequence ATGGATTTAAACACGGTATGTTTTATCATGTTCAGTTTTCTGCTTCTCGGTTATCTTTTATTGGAGGGTTTTGATTACGGTGTCGGCATGCTGCTTCCTTTTCTTGGCGAATCAGATAGAGAAAAGCAAGCCATAATCCAAACCATAGCTCCGGTTTGGGAAGGAAACGAAGTCTGGCTCATTGCCGCCGGAGCAGTTCTGTTTGCCGGCTTTCCTCACGTCTATGCCACTTTATTCTCCGGGATATATCTGGCGCTGGTTCTTATGCTCGTGACGTTGATTCTGCGTGGTGTAGCATTTGAATTTCGTGATCAAAACAACAATCCAAAGTGGCGGAGGTTTTGGGATTGGGCCATATTTTCCGGCAGTATAATACCTTCTTTGCTCTGGGGAATCGTATTCGCCAACCTTCTTGCCGGATTACCCATAGACGGTGAAAAGCAGTATGCAGGTACTTTGGGCGATTTGCTAAGTGTATATTCACTGACCGGCGGCCTGTTTTTTGCTCTCCTGTTCTTACTTCATGGAACCGTTTTTCTCACATTGCGGTTGGATTGCCGTTTTATGCTGCAGATCGGAAAGCTCGGACTCGCTACCAGCAAGTACGCATTGCTTTTGTCTGTAGGATTTATCCTCCTATCATTCCTGTATACCGACCTGGCAGCAAGGCTTGTGCCTGCCTTGGCCCTGGCTGTACTATTTCTAGCGTTGCTTTTTTGCTACCGGCGTTTGCAGGAGCAGCAATATGCACTTAGTTTTATGTTTAGTGCCGCTGCGATTATTTCTGCTGTTTCTGCCATTTTTACCGGGCTGTTTCCCAGGTTGATTGTGTCCAGTTTGGACCCTGATTGGAGTCTCACGGTTTATAACTCGGCTTCTAACCCTTTAACCTTAAAGCTTATGGCTGTCACAATGGCAATCACGTTACCTGCTGTGCTGACACTCGAGGTTTGGAAATATCACATCTTCCGGGAAAGGGTAGCTGTCAACACTTCTGATATTGAGTCGCTATTATGGGAACAATTGCATTGTCAATTGCAGAAAATAAGAACTCATTTAGGCAATCTCCTTACTGTTATCAGTAAAGGAAAGAAAGTGTTAGACAGCAATGTGTTAAGGCTCGATAAAGCTCCGGCAACAGCGATGGCAAAGGAGCTACAGGAATTTCGCGGGTTAATACGATACGGCCATCAAATGGCAAACCTAATCGCCAGAATAATAAGTATGTTGAGAAAGTAA
- a CDS encoding cytochrome ubiquinol oxidase subunit I — translation MDNTALILARIQFGLTLTCHFWFVGLTLGLSILIALMESCYVRVGDQIYKWMAKFWGKLFLVSYAGGIVTGLVNEFQFGMNWSEYSRFAGSAFGPPLAFEALTAFFVESISIGVWAYGWDKVSRRVHLSFIWLVALAANYSAFWILSANSFMQHPVGYALNNGRLELNDLASFITNSYLFYQYSHTVLSGLVLSGYFVMAVSAYYLLRKEQVNLFMRSYKIGLVCAMIATVSVIGTGHFYNQYLADTQPMKMAASEALWETAEPAPFVFFARIDEENRRNTYQLALPAGLSVLAYNSLNTPVTGMNDLQAEFVERYGSEDYIPAVTILFWSFRGMVGIGFWLVFLAVLNLWYWWKRQLAGSPALLKATMWSLPLPYLAITMGWTMTEMGRQPWLVYGLQLTKKGVSPVVSWANVGISLMVYAAVYAVIILSVLYIACTIIRKGPANTQEGGR, via the coding sequence ATGGACAATACCGCATTGATATTAGCAAGAATACAGTTTGGCCTTACGCTGACATGCCATTTCTGGTTTGTGGGACTTACCCTTGGGTTATCCATCTTAATAGCCTTAATGGAAAGCTGTTATGTGCGCGTGGGAGACCAAATTTACAAGTGGATGGCAAAATTTTGGGGCAAGTTGTTTTTGGTCAGCTATGCTGGCGGTATCGTAACCGGTCTTGTCAACGAGTTTCAGTTCGGCATGAACTGGTCAGAATACTCCAGGTTTGCCGGCAGTGCATTTGGGCCGCCTTTGGCATTTGAAGCCTTAACTGCGTTCTTCGTGGAATCAATTTCGATTGGAGTATGGGCGTACGGCTGGGACAAGGTTTCCCGGCGTGTCCACCTTAGCTTTATCTGGCTTGTGGCGTTAGCTGCCAACTATTCGGCGTTCTGGATCTTATCGGCCAATTCCTTCATGCAGCATCCTGTGGGCTATGCATTGAACAACGGACGCCTGGAGCTAAACGATCTCGCATCGTTTATAACCAATTCGTATCTTTTCTATCAGTATTCCCACACCGTTCTATCCGGGCTGGTGTTATCCGGATATTTTGTTATGGCTGTGAGCGCATACTACCTGCTCCGCAAGGAGCAGGTGAATTTATTCATGCGGTCTTACAAGATAGGTCTGGTATGCGCCATGATAGCTACCGTTTCGGTGATTGGTACCGGCCATTTTTACAATCAGTATCTTGCGGATACCCAGCCCATGAAAATGGCGGCTTCTGAGGCGTTGTGGGAAACGGCTGAACCGGCGCCGTTCGTTTTCTTCGCCAGGATTGATGAAGAGAACAGGCGGAATACTTATCAATTAGCGCTGCCGGCGGGACTCTCCGTCCTGGCTTACAATAGTTTGAACACTCCCGTGACCGGGATGAATGACCTGCAAGCCGAGTTCGTAGAAAGGTATGGTTCAGAGGACTATATCCCGGCGGTGACGATTTTGTTCTGGAGTTTCCGGGGCATGGTTGGGATCGGCTTCTGGCTGGTTTTCCTTGCCGTTCTCAATTTATGGTATTGGTGGAAGAGGCAGCTTGCCGGCAGTCCGGCTTTGTTGAAAGCTACCATGTGGAGCCTGCCTTTGCCGTACCTGGCTATCACCATGGGGTGGACGATGACCGAGATGGGCAGGCAGCCGTGGCTTGTCTACGGTTTGCAGTTGACGAAGAAGGGTGTCTCCCCAGTTGTGTCTTGGGCAAATGTAGGGATCTCTTTAATGGTATACGCGGCGGTATACGCCGTCATCATTTTGTCAGTCCTTTATATTGCCTGTACCATTATCCGTAAAGGCCCTGCCAATACACAGGAGGGGGGCAGATAA